A single window of Providencia alcalifaciens DNA harbors:
- the murA gene encoding UDP-N-acetylglucosamine 1-carboxyvinyltransferase, with translation MDKFLVKGPTRLEGEVSISGAKNAALPILFAALLAEEPVELQNVPKLKDIDTTIKLLSQLGVKIERNGSIFVDASNVTEYCAPYDLVKTMRASIWALAPLVARFGHGEVSLPGGCAIGARPVDLHISGLEKLGANIVLEDGYVKATVNGRLKGADIVMDKVSVGATISIMTAAALAEGTTSIENAAREPEIEDTANFLNALGAKITGAGTDRIVIEGVARLGGGVYRVLPDRIETGTFLIAAAVSRGKVVCHNARPDTLDAVLAKLREAGADVQTGEDWISLDMHGKRPKAVTLRTAPHPGFPTDMQAQFSLLNLVAEGTGVITETIFENRFMHIPELIRMGAHADIESNTVVCHGVEKLTGAQVMATDLRASASLVIAGCIADGTTTVDRIYHIDRGYENIEAKLNALGANIQRVKSEE, from the coding sequence ATGGATAAATTTTTAGTTAAAGGACCAACCCGCTTAGAAGGGGAAGTCTCTATTTCAGGCGCTAAAAACGCCGCACTACCAATCCTGTTCGCTGCTTTACTGGCTGAAGAACCAGTTGAATTACAGAATGTCCCTAAGCTGAAAGACATCGATACTACAATTAAGTTACTCAGCCAACTTGGCGTCAAAATCGAGCGTAATGGTTCGATTTTTGTTGATGCTAGCAATGTGACTGAATATTGTGCGCCGTATGATCTGGTGAAAACCATGCGTGCCTCTATTTGGGCATTAGCGCCACTGGTTGCGCGTTTTGGTCACGGTGAAGTTTCTCTACCGGGCGGTTGTGCCATTGGTGCTCGTCCAGTGGATTTACATATCAGTGGCTTAGAGAAGTTAGGTGCCAATATTGTCCTTGAAGATGGCTATGTGAAGGCAACGGTGAATGGTCGTCTGAAAGGCGCTGACATCGTGATGGACAAAGTGAGCGTTGGTGCCACTATCAGTATCATGACAGCCGCAGCGCTTGCTGAAGGAACAACCTCCATCGAGAACGCTGCCCGTGAACCTGAAATTGAAGATACCGCTAATTTCTTAAATGCGTTAGGCGCTAAAATTACAGGTGCAGGAACTGACCGCATTGTCATTGAAGGTGTGGCTCGTTTAGGTGGCGGTGTGTATCGTGTTCTGCCAGACCGTATTGAAACAGGCACATTCTTAATTGCTGCTGCGGTTTCTCGCGGTAAAGTGGTTTGCCACAATGCACGCCCAGATACGCTGGATGCGGTGCTAGCAAAATTACGTGAAGCTGGGGCTGATGTTCAAACGGGTGAAGATTGGATTAGCCTAGATATGCACGGTAAGCGCCCAAAAGCGGTTACGTTGCGTACAGCTCCACATCCTGGTTTCCCTACTGATATGCAAGCTCAATTTAGCCTATTAAACTTAGTGGCTGAAGGTACCGGTGTTATCACTGAAACTATTTTCGAAAACCGTTTTATGCATATTCCTGAATTAATTCGTATGGGTGCGCACGCGGATATCGAGAGTAATACTGTCGTGTGTCATGGCGTTGAAAAGCTTACTGGTGCGCAAGTGATGGCAACAGATTTACGTGCTTCAGCAAGCTTAGTGATTGCGGGTTGTATCGCGGATGGAACAACGACAGTTGACCGTATTTAT
- the ibaG gene encoding BolA family iron metabolism protein IbaG — protein MDTNEIKQVLMEKLSLDEVIVNGDGSHFQVIAVGSLFDGMSRVKQQQAVYAPLMEYIADNRIHALSIKAYTPAQWERDRKLSGL, from the coding sequence ATGGATACCAACGAAATTAAACAAGTCTTAATGGAAAAGCTGTCACTGGATGAAGTGATAGTGAATGGCGATGGCAGTCATTTTCAAGTTATCGCTGTTGGCAGCCTTTTTGACGGCATGAGCCGTGTTAAACAGCAGCAAGCAGTCTATGCGCCGTTAATGGAATATATAGCGGACAATCGAATTCATGCGCTTTCAATTAAAGCTTATACCCCAGCGCAGTGGGAGCGTGATCGTAAGCTGAGTGGCCTATAA
- the mlaB gene encoding lipid asymmetry maintenance protein MlaB: MSSLLSWTKNNKTLAFSGILNRDSLVEFWDKRQALLAQIGHIDVADLTHVDSTGLAMLVRLKGEYQAQQRSFSLVGVSDNLNTLMELYGVKPLLMD; this comes from the coding sequence ATGAGTAGTCTGTTATCTTGGACGAAAAATAACAAAACATTGGCTTTTTCCGGTATTTTAAATCGCGATTCTCTGGTTGAATTTTGGGATAAGCGTCAAGCATTGCTAGCTCAAATTGGGCACATTGATGTCGCTGATTTAACTCATGTGGATTCTACCGGACTGGCAATGCTAGTGCGCTTAAAAGGGGAGTATCAAGCCCAGCAGCGCAGTTTTAGTCTTGTTGGTGTAAGCGATAATTTGAATACCTTGATGGAATTGTACGGGGTAAAACCCCTGCTGATGGATTAA